TTTTAGAAGAACTTATTGTTACATCCTGAATATTAAAAGCCTCAACTTTATGAACTTCAAAATTATGTTTTTTGGAATTCTTATTCAAAAAATCTATTGTCCCTTGTCTATCTTTACCAAATTTATGGTCATAACCAACAACAATGGACTTAATTCCGATTTTTTCTATTAAAAGATTCTTGATAAAATTTTGTGGATCTTGATTTGAAAATTCTTTAGTGAAAGAGATTAGCAACAAATTATCTATGCCATACTCTTCTAATAAATTTATTTTCTCTTTCAAATTATTTAACAATCTTAATTTGCCAGCATCTTTATTTAAAATAATTCTTGGGTGGGGCCAAAAAGAAATTACAATTGATTCACCATCAAATTTATTTGCTTCGGATTTAAGTTTTGCAAGAATTTCTTTGTGCCCTAAATGTACTCCATCATAAGTTCCTACTGTAACAACAGGATTTGTCAGTTTACAACAATTCTCTATTTTGTCAAATACTTTCATTATAAACTTTCAATATTTGATTCCTTTATTAGCTTTTCAAATTCATCAATAGTTAATGCATCAGCAACATCATAATCTCCAATTTTTGTTCTTCTTAGCTCGGATAAATATGCACCGTTGTTCAATGCTTTTCCAAAATCATTTGCTATTGAACGGATATAAGTTCCCTTACTACATTCTACCAAAAAAGTAATCTCGGGAAGATTTATATCTTTTATTTCAAATTTAAAAATTTCAACAATACGTTTTTTAATTTCAGGGTTCTCACCTCTTCTTGCTTTTTTATAAAGTCGTTCTCCATTTATTTTTAATGCTGAATAAACAGGTGGTTGCTGTTCAATTTTTCCAAGAAATTGCGTTCTTGTTTTCAATATTTGTTCTTCAGTTATCTCTGAAATATCAAATTCTTTAATTTTTTCTGTTTCGCTATCAAATGATGGTGTGGATGCACCAAGTGTGAATTTCCCTGTATAGGTTTTTTTCATCCCCTGATACTCATTTATTCTTTTGGTAAATTTCCCTGTACACATTATCAATAAGCCTGTTGCAAGTGGGTCAAGAGTCCCTGCATGTCCTATTTTTTTTATTTTTACTATTCGTTTTAATTTCCGGATAACTCCAAAAGAAGAAATATTTTTTGGTTTATCAATAAAAATTACTTCACCTAAAGAAAAATTTATAGTGCCTGTTTTATCGGTTTTTGAAATCATAATTAATTGATTGAAATAAGGAGAATTTAATAATCTATTATAACAATCCAAAAATTATTGCAATTACTCCAACAATGGAACAATAAATTGCAAAATATATCAATTTACCTCTTTTAACAATTTTTATCATCAGCTTACAAGCCACTAATCCTGAGATAAATGAAGCAAAGAAGCCAATAACTAAAGGAAGGATATCAACGGAGTTACTCATAGAAATATCTCCTTTTAATGCTGAATAAATATTTGCTCCAATAATTGGCAAAATAACCATCAAAAAAGAAAACTTTGTTATTTTTTCTTTATCAATACCAAGTAGCAAACCTGTAGCAATAGTTGAACCTGAACGAGAGATACCTGGCAAA
Above is a genomic segment from Bacteroidota bacterium containing:
- a CDS encoding bifunctional riboflavin kinase/FAD synthetase; the encoded protein is MKVFDKIENCCKLTNPVVTVGTYDGVHLGHKEILAKLKSEANKFDGESIVISFWPHPRIILNKDAGKLRLLNNLKEKINLLEEYGIDNLLLISFTKEFSNQDPQNFIKNLLIEKIGIKSIVVGYDHKFGKDRQGTIDFLNKNSKKHNFEVHKVEAFNIQDVTISSSKIRKALQAGEIADANKMLGYEYNFSGKVVKGIGLGKTLDFPTANIIPDNGNKLIPKDGIYIVSIILNKQKYYGILNVGENPTILEKARSIEVFIFDFDENIYDSEIKINFLKRIREEQKFDNVELLKSQLKSDQKTALEFFRNLK
- the truB gene encoding tRNA pseudouridine(55) synthase TruB, whose translation is MISKTDKTGTINFSLGEVIFIDKPKNISSFGVIRKLKRIVKIKKIGHAGTLDPLATGLLIMCTGKFTKRINEYQGMKKTYTGKFTLGASTPSFDSETEKIKEFDISEITEEQILKTRTQFLGKIEQQPPVYSALKINGERLYKKARRGENPEIKKRIVEIFKFEIKDINLPEITFLVECSKGTYIRSIANDFGKALNNGAYLSELRRTKIGDYDVADALTIDEFEKLIKESNIESL